In Oryctolagus cuniculus chromosome 18, mOryCun1.1, whole genome shotgun sequence, the DNA window GTTCCCTTTCACTAGTCTATATCCATCTACCTCTTCATCTCTTCATCCACCCACCCTAACCTCCAGCCATTCATCCTTCACCAGTCCATCGAGCTCCACCCTCATCCCGCCTCCTCCTCATCTGTCCACCTGTCCATCTGGCCAACCGCCATCCAACATTCATCACTGACCCACTGACCAGCCTGTCTGTCCACCCGTCTGCCTTCCATTTGCCCCTCCGGCCAGCAGTTTCTTCAGTCACCATCTGTCCCAGTTTGTCATGCATCTCATCATGAACTTTTCCTCCATCCATCTCCGACTCAAGCTAGAAAGTTTCCATTCATTTACCCCTTTGTCTGTCTGGCCGTCACCGCCCAGCTGCCATGCGTCCCGCCATCCTCGTAAGTCATGCTTCTGCAGATTTAATCATTCATCCAGGCAGACcaggattcattcattcacctacgtgttcattcatccatccactgacacatttttataagaaatgcttgtagggattttatttatttgaaaggcagagacttacacagagagatctcccacccacagattcaccccccagatgcccacgacagccagggatgagccaagccaaggccgggagccaggaactcagtgtggatcttccacacgggtggcagggaaacaggtacttgggccatcgcctgctgtctcctggggcatgggttggaaggaagctggagtgcagagtggagccaggacttgaacccagatattccAATATAGGAGGCAGACATCCAAAGTAGTGGCTTAGCATTGCCCCAAATGCCAACCTccattaagtctttaaaaaatctaaaagaaaaatttatcgGTGAGGTGGAGAGCcagggagaaacacagaaaacagccatcccctggttcactctccacacgcctgggacagccagggctgggctggtgcgggagccaggaacacagtcccgGTCTCtactgtggctggcaggaacccgattacttgagtcaccaccactgcctccattgcattggcaggaagttggactcaggagctgggggcaggaatGGGCCCTAAGTCTACAGTGTGAGATGCAAGTAAGGCAGAGGGACAAGCCAAGAAATGACGACtgcttcactctcaaatgcctgcaacagccagggctaggccaggccaaagccacgagctaggaactcaatcccggcctcccacaggggtggcagggacccaagtacttgagccaccatcccCCGTCTcacagggtgcgcattagcaggaaggtgggtgggaagcagaccaggactcaaacccaggcaccccggTTTGGGATGCAAGCGTCCCGAGCAGCATTGTTctcgctgcaccaaatgcctgccccaggctcaCCATCCCCACTGTGTCTTCAGAGGCCTTTTGCCACGCAGAGGTCGCGGGGACAGGGCGTGGACATCTCTGGGAGGCTCTCTGCTTACCGCAGCTCGGTAGGGGCCAGTtctgcaggggctggcaggaCAAGCTCAGGGGCTCAGACTCCGTTCCTAGGGGCCCTGGCCAGCTGGGAGGGGCCTGATCAGGTGTTGGCTCCAGAAGCATCCTGATCCTTGAGAAGCCAGAGTCCAAGCGGAGCCCCGGGTGGGAAAGGTCAGGGTAGGAGCCAagcctggcggggggggggggggggggggcaccaggaGTGGCCAAGTGGGCAGTCTGGGgccttcttgtgtgtgtgtgttgggggaggggcatccAGGATGAGGCCCAGGGCTCTGGCCTGGGGACCAGGGGATGATAGAGCCAATCTGGGACAGGGACCTGGAAGGAGGAGCAAGtataggggaggggaggagtctgGGGGTTCCTGGGGGGGCGGCCAGGGGGGAAGGAGTCTGTGGGGTCCTGGGGTGcggccagggaggggaggagtctGTGGGATCCtgggtggggcagccagggaggggaggagtccATGGGGTCCTGGGGGGATAGCCAGGTGGGGAGGAGTCTGTGGGGTCCTGGGGGGATAGCCAGGGGGAAGGAGTCTGTGGGGTCCGGGGGGGATAGCGAGGGGGGGAGGAGTCTGTGGGGTCCTGGGGGATAGCCGGGGGGGAGGAGTCTGTGGGGTCCTGGGGGGATAGCAGGGGGGGGAGGAGTCTGTGGGGTCCGGGGGGGATAGCGAGGGGGGGAGGAGTCTGTGGGGTCCTAGGGGGATAGCTGGGGGGAGGAGTCTGTGGCGTCCTGGGGGGATAGCCGGCGGGGAGGAGTCTGTGGAGTCCTGGGGGgaagccgggggggggggaggagtctgtggggtcctggggtgcagccagggaggggaggagtctGTGGGGTCCTGGGGGGATAGCGAGGGGGAAGGAGTCCGTGGGGTCCTGGGGGGATAGCCAGGGGAGGAGGAGTCTGTGGGGTCCTGGGGGGATAGCGAGGGGGGAGGAGTCTGTGGGGTCCTGGGGTGcggccagggaggggaggagtctGTGGGATCCtgggtggggcagccagggaggggaggagtctGTGGGGTCCTGGGGGGATAGCCGGGGGAGGAGGAGTCTGTGGGGTCCTGGGGGGATAGCCAGGGGGGGAGGAGTCTGTGGGGTCCTGGGGTGcggccagggaggggaggagtctGTGGGATCCtgggtggggcagccagggaggggaggagtctGTGGGGTCCTGGGGGGATAGCCGGGGGGGAGGAGTCTGTGGGGTCCTGGGGGGATAGCCAGGGGGGGAGGAGTCTGTGGGGTCCTGGGGTGcggccagggaggggaggagtctGTGGGATCCtgggtggggcagccagggaggggaggagtctGTGGGGTACTAGGGGGTAGCCAGGAAGGGGAGGAGTCTGGAGTAGGGGGGGGTAGCCAGGAAGGGGAGAGCAGTTCTGAAAGCTGCCACCTCCCACAGGGCGCCTCTGCCCATGTGCAGGAGTTCTCCAGGTCACGGGTTGGCAAGCTTTGGGACAAGCCAAGAAATGACGACTTGAGAAAGTCTGTCAATAAGTGCTTGAAATGTTGTAAAACTGGTTATTGGAGGGACTTAAGCCAAGGTTCGGCTTTTGCAGGTGCAAGGGACGCTGTGTGTAAGCTGGGCTGCGTGGGCGCCTGCATCTGTCAGGGCTCAGCCACTCTTAGGGTTTGTGCATTTCACTAACAACTTTTGCCACAAAGAAAGAAGCCTAGACAGACATTGTTCTCCGGTAAGGACACACTTGCTGAAGTTCAGGAGTGACGGGTGCTGATGCCGAAAGTCTTCCTGGAACACAGCAAGAGAGAAGACGGTAAGGAAAGGCCAGGGGCTGGCCCGGCGGCTCTGCTGGAGCAGCGGGagggcttcagaccagcccagggTATCCAGGCGCTCTCAGTGGGAGCAGTTCTGTAACTTTCCTGCCTGTCTGGACAAGTTCATAATCAAAACTTGGGAAAAACTTCTGCATACAAACTTTGACCATAGTGTCTCGTGCAGTGATATAAACTGGGACATTTTAGgggactatttttaaaaagtatttattcagagggctggtgatgtggcgcagcaggttaagccactgcctaccatgctggcatcccacacaggtgccagttcgtgtcccggctgctccacttccgatccggctccttgctaatgcacctgggaaagcagtggaggatggctcaagtccttgagcccctgcacctgcgtgggagacccagatggagttctaggctcctggcctccacctgggccagacctggctgttgtggccatttggggaacaaaccagcagatggacgatctctctctctctctctctctctctctctgcctctgcttctctgtaactccttcacataaataaatcttttttaaaaaactatgaaaCTTACTCAAAATTCTACAAAAAGCGTGCTTATGCTTCACAATCAGGATGGAGATGATGGAAGAAGCTGGTTGGGGCCCAAGGCCATTCTCCTGGACTGGGGGCCGTGGCTGATGTGAAAGCCGCGGACGCGGAAGGGCGCGGGGAACTCCGCGCGGGTGTGGAGGAAACTGCGCAGGCGCAGGAGAGCCGGGAGGGCGCACGCGTGCCTGGGTTTAGGGAGGCGCTGGTTTTTCGAAGGATGCACAGGAAACGAAGGCACAGTAACAGCAGTGTCTTCACAGAAAGATGTGTTTAAAATTTGAATGGCGAAATGAGAAAGACGCAAGAAAGCGCGCGCTGTACCTCTTGTGCCATCCGAGAGGAAGTGCTTAGCAGGCCAGCCCTCGCCTGCAGGTGCCCCACGAGGAGTGGCCTCCCACGGGTCCCCACAGGACCCCGCTAGCAACCAGGAGGCAATGATCGTGGCCGCCCCTCCGCAGACCCAGCCACCCTTCACGGCGTCCCCACCATGCATCGCTGTCCACTGTATGTATTGCAGGTTGTACCAAGGGACCGGGAATCAtcgaaaaaatgttttttttttttttttaaagtatgtataaGTGACACCAAATAGAATAGAACTCAATGAGACAAGGAGCCCTGGAGGTTTAGGAGAACCACTTTTTCAAGTCCCCAACCCTAAGGGGTCCAGGATTCCACACCCATCCAGGTCAGGGCGCAGCATGGCCAGAGCAGCGCTGGGGAGCTCGGCCGGGCGTGTGCAGCTCCTTGGACCAAGTGTAGCCCCGGACCGCGGCGGCCGCAGAAGGCCTGGTGCAGGTCCAAGGTGCAGGGCAGACTTTAGGGCGAGCCCGGTGACCCCCCTGAGACCAGAAGGTCAAACGGGGTGTTCTCAAAAGCCCACTTCCCCTGCCCCTGGGGACATCCGGCTCGCATCCGCAAGGGACCCCCGAATGGACTGGAGAATCCCCGGTGCTGGGCGGGGCTGGTGCAGCCTCCAGAGAGCCGTCCTGGGGCTGCAAAGCAGGGAAACTGCCCTGAGCAGGGAGCGGCCTGGGACCCGAGACACCTGTCTGGCTGCACACCCCGCCCGCTGGGACATCTCCAGGGCTGGAGACAAAGAGGTGGGACGGGTGAGATGCAGAAGGTCTAGGAGCCCAGGGAACGGGAACGTTGTCACCCTTCCCCTGGCGGGGGAGAGGGACCGAGGCCTCGGCGGTGGGGACGCCCAGGGACGGTCCAGCCACTCCCCGCCCACGAGGCCCGCAGATGAGCCCCAGCCGCAGGCTCCTGCCTTCTCAAACCCAGATGTGaggccagcccctctcccactCGCGCCCATGCCACGACCCGGACTCCCGGACAGGAATCCCAGAAGGGGTGCAGGATCCCTGTGTGGGCCCAGCTTTGAGCCCGCTTTCCTCGCGCACACGAagggacacacacaggcaccacCGGTTTACGCTTTATTTGCAGCCCCAGCCGGGCCCGCCGCTCCCGCGTCCGCTCAGAACACGCACACCGAGTCCAGCTGCACGTCCCCGGCCACCTCGAGCAGGCGCACGCGCGCCGGCGGCATGCGGTGGCGAAAGTGGTGGTACTGCGCGTCCCCGACCACGGCCTGCgggacaggggcagggctggcaccCGCGCACCGACTGCGCGCGACCAGCAGGGGGCGGCCCGGGCCCTCCACGGGGACCCCACCCTCGGCCCGGCTCTCGCCCCCCTCGGCCGGCCCTACCGCCGCCAACACCCGAGGGAGCCGCGCGGGCGAACCCAGGGGCTGGGCGCCTCCCCCAGCGCCGCGCCGGGCCAGGCCCGGGTCGCACCTTGTAGCCGTCGCCGGTGACGATGAGCAGCACCTCGAAGGGCTGCCCGCGCCGGAAGGGCAGCCCCGGGCCGCGCTCCTCCTTGCCCCAGGCGCCCTGCTCCAGGCTGTTGAAGACCACCTCGGACAAGTCCAGCCGCGGGTTGAAGTGCAGGGCGGCGTCGGCGCCCTGCTCCTCGCTGCACAGCAGGTTCACGTGGAACCTGTGGGGCCAGGGCGGGTGAGCGGGTCCGTGACCCACGGCCAAAATCCCGatcctcggggggggggggctgccacTTCCAGGGCACCCCCCCCAGTGCCCGCAAACCGGACGGTGTCCCACGCCCCGCAAGAGGGCCCTGGCTGCCAGCCACCCAGACCAGGGCCTTGTGTTCCTGGCTGGGACCCCGCCTttgccaggagcctgggagctgTCCAGATttggcagggtggggtgggggcgtccCATGGGCCAAACTCTAGGAGGCCTGAAGCCCCCACCCCTGGAAGCCAGGACTTCTGGGCAAGGCTGGGCAAAGCCTCCACGGTGGGGGGT includes these proteins:
- the LOC138846450 gene encoding galectin-7-like: MSSLPHKTSLPEGVQAGNVLRIRGVVPDKAGRFHVNLLCSEEQGADAALHFNPRLDLSEVVFNSLEQGAWGKEERGPGLPFRRGQPFEVLLIVTGDGYKAVVGDAQYHHFRHRMPPARVRLLEVAGDVQLDSVCVF